The following are encoded in a window of Bos indicus x Bos taurus breed Angus x Brahman F1 hybrid chromosome 4, Bos_hybrid_MaternalHap_v2.0, whole genome shotgun sequence genomic DNA:
- the NACAD gene encoding NAC-alpha domain-containing protein 1 isoform X5 encodes MPGEAARAELLLPEAGGPGPRTDLSCDAAEATTPKGDRLEHCALTSGPSTLALTFLHGKPGARPPPEGASWDAGPGRAPSAWTVQAEGGPSPGPAEVRPTEGPLPASLEPRIVMGEETCQAAPLPRATMPELRDWEGGHANLNPPPEFCSQGDPPVPFPAPDSDSYFTPPSTPTKTASTLLPGPGPHRDAQDAQAELGDSPPASPTGSYITADGDSWASSPSCSLSLQALAEGLDVPSGWGFSPSGSVVDERELPPAGTPDSSSPESSLSADSSSSWGQEGHFFELDFLANDPMIPAYLLPFQGSLIFQVEAVEVTPLPHEEEEVEEEEQEEEQEVPLPRGDLAGEGEDDSTFASSLQSLSDLSITEGVDEAFAFRDDTSAASSDPDSASYTGADDERLYSGEPHAQPATLLQDSPGEAASWGPELALGVSKGEAGQAAKNQEPISEIMRVGPAAAQVSSAMAPHIPQESLDLTGVSPQAQGEEPGSTMGPVPVAPIMSQPLQEGDTATLGPEPWILKREADLNSLQTLKEDTGQGFAAATSPEPQPEVDPAAFPPFQDAGIPWVQESASETSPEPQLEEEELTASSHLLPLVQGSASEASPEPQSEEDLTASLPLKDEGLPLVQGSASEASPELQSEEEDLTASSTPQDAGLPLVQGSASEASPELQSEEKDLTASSTPQDAGLPLVQGSASEASPESQSEEEDLTASSTPQDAGLPLVQGSASEASPESQSEEDLTASSTPQDAGLPLVQGSASEASPESQSEEDLTASSTPQDAGLPLVQESASEVSPEPQSEEDLTASLPLKDESLPLVQGSASKASPEPQSEDLTASSTPQDAGLPLVQGSASEASPESQSEEDLTASSTPQDAGLPLVQGSASEASPESQSEEDLTASSTPQDAGLPLVQESASEVSPEPQSEEDLTASLPLKDESLPLVQGSASEASPEPQSEDLTASLPLKDEGLPLVQGSASEASPEPQSEEDLTASPPLQDTDLPLVQGSVSEASPEPQSEEDLTASPPLQDAGLPLVQGSASDASPESQSEDLRASLHLQDAGLRLVQGSVSEVSPEPQSEEEDLTASPPLQDAGLPLVQGSASEASPDHQSDLKASPPLQDAGLPLVHGPASEASPEPQSEEEELTASLPLQDTGLHLVQGSASKASPELQSEEEVTASSPLQDTGLHLVQGSASKASPEPQSEEEELTASPPLQDTGLPLVHGSASEASPELQSEEVTASPPLQDTGLPLVQGSASDASSEPQSEEEELTASSHLQDAGLPLVHGSASEASPELQSEEVTASPPLQDTGLPLVQGSASDASSEPQSEEELTASPPLQDAGLPLVQGSASKVSPEPQSEEEDLTASPPVKDAGLPLVQGSASDASSEPQSEEEELTASPTLQDAGLPLVQGSASEASSEPHSEEELTASPPLQDAGLPLVQGSASDASSEPQSEEEELTASPPLQDAGLPLVQGSASEASSEPQSEEEELTASPTLQDAGLPLVQGSASEASSEPHSEEELTASPPLQDAGLPFVQGSASEASSEPQSEEELTASPPLQDAGLPLVQGSASEASSEPQSEEEELTASPTLQDAGLPLVQGSASEASSEPHSEEELTASPPLQDAGLPFVQGSASEASSEPQSEEELTASPTLQDAGLPLVQGSASKASPELQSEVTASPPLQVAGLPLVQGSASDASSEPQSEEEELTASSHLQDAGLPLVQGSASEASPESQSEEDLTASSPLKDAGLPLVQGSAFEASPEPHSEEEDLTASPPLQDTGLPLVQGSAFKASPEPHSEEEDLTASPPLQDAGLPFVQGSASEASSEPQSEEELTALPTLQDAGLPLVQGSASKASPEPQSEDLTASPPLQDAGLPFVQGSASETSPEPHSEEELTASPPLQDTGLPLVQGSASEASLEPHSEEELTASSPLQDAGLPLVQGSASEASPEPHSEEEELIAFPPQQDAGLPSSQVSATSASPQALMTDTGCTQKTEPTTTAAHRKGRKTLGLRPAPEERDPDHTGGSDSLALDQIHLGGPDLPADARTPLEGDAGPSKPATEIPDTPKPFTAAQGPPKPDSSGEEVAEGILAPEQEACHDICAHGGDGAESSSPPKVALGVEHQGHEALKPVVHGPGVCPTASLEVGQLGPPSPVEEGRATLGHRLPMAVGSEAGLGSCSQSPSRAVPRLGGHCAKDPAPTSPLPLRQPKPVLGPGKGERAQAALGVLGPSPLQPPESPIGGLPSAPQDRIQGPEPPAPGILMEAVPTPLASPAPCPCRGPREDLVEGAEPLGSPSHPPPRPRAQRAVAASSGITNPPGAGQVSLPPHPTLLSPKAAPKRGTHAKDPASRLSPPRQVPPGSGPRSPAGPRGLPATEQQDDGDSLEEDSPRALGSGQHSDSHGESSAELEEQDLPGPQTAQCPAQAPAGSGSEETVAKAKQSRSEKKARKAMSKLGLRQIQGVTRITIQKSKNILFVIAKPDVFKSPASDTYVVFGEAKIEDLSQQVHRAAAEKFKVPSEPSALVPESAPGPRVRPECEEEEEEEDEEEVDEAGLELRDIELVMAQANVSRAKAVRALRDNQSDIVNAIMELTM; translated from the exons ATGCCCGGGGAGGCTGCCCGCGCCGAGCTGCTGCTGCCGGAGGCGGGCGGGCCGGGACCCCGCACAG ATCTGTCCTGTGATGCAGCTGAGGCTACCACCCCAAAGGGGGACCGGCTGGAGCACTGTGCCCTGACATCTGGGCCCAGCACCCTGGCTCTCACGTTCCTGCACGGCAAGCCTGGTGCCCGGCCCCCACCTGAGGGAGCCAGCTGGGATGCAGGGCCGGGCCGCGCCCCCTCAGCCTGGACAGTCCAGGCAGAGGGCGGCCCCAGTCCAGGGCCTGCTGAGGTTCGGCCTACTGAAGgtcctctcccagcctccctggaGCCCCGGATTGTCATGGGCGAGGAGACATGCCAGGCAGCCCCATTGCCCAGGGCAACCATGCCGGAGCTCAGGGACTGGGAGGGTGGGCATGCTAATTTGAACCCACCCCCCGAGTTCTGTTCTCAGGGTGACCCTCCTGTGCCTTTCCCCGCCCCAGACTCTGATTCCTACTTCacgcctccctccacccccaccaagaCAGCCTCCACCCTGCTCCCTGGCCCCGGGCCCCACAGGGACGCCCAGGATGCCCAGGCTGAGCTGGGGGACTCGCCGCCAGCCTCGCCCACTGGCTCGTACATCACGGCAGATGGGGACAGCTGGGCCTCATCCCCATCCTGCTCCCTGAGCCTGCAGGCCCTGGCCGAAGGGCTGGATGTGCCCTCTGGCTGGGGCTTTTCTCCATCTGGATCTGTGGTCGATGAGAGGGAGCTGCCCCCTGCCGGGACCCCGGACAGCTCGTCCCCAGAGTCCAGCCTCTCAGCAGACAGCAGCTCTTCCTGGGGCCAGGAGGGCCACTTCTTCGAGCTGGACTTCTTGGCCAACGACCCGATGATCCCTGCTTACCTCCTGCCCTTCCAAGGCAGCCTGATCTTCCAGGTGGAGGCGGTGGAGGTGACACCCCTGCCCCacgaggaggaggaagtggaggaggaggagcaagaAGAGGAGCAGGAGGTCCCCCTCCCCAGAGGGGACCTAGCCGGGGAGGGCGAGGATGATAGCACATTCGCATCCtccctgcagtcactgtccgACCTGTCCATCACTGAGGGCGTGGATGAGGCCTTCGCCTTCCGGGATGACACCTCGGCTGCCTCCTCTGACCCCGACTCGGCATCCTACACGGGGGCGGATGATGAGAGGCTGTACAGTGGAGAGCCCCACGCACAGCCCGCCACACTGCTCCAGGACAGCCCTGGGGAGGCTGCCTCCTGGGGCCCAGAGCTCGCTCTTGGGGTGTCCAAGGGAGAGGCTGGCCAGGCTGCCAAGAATCAGGAACCCATCTCCGAGATAATGAGGGTGGGTCCCGCTGCAGCCCAGGTGTCTTCTGCTATGGCCCCTCACATTCCACAGGAATCTCTGGACCTCACTGGGGTGAGCCCGCAGGCCCAGGGAGAAGAGCCAGGCTCCACCATGGGGCCAGTACCTGTTGCCCCAATCATGTCTCAGCCCCTGCAGGAGGGAGATACTGCTACTTTAGGCCCAGAGCCCTGGATTTTGAAGAGAGAAGCAGACCTCAACTCTCTACAAACCCTGAAGGAAGACACAGGCCAGGGGTTTGCCGCTGCAACCAGCCCTGAACCCCAGCCAGAAGTGGACCCAGCAGCATTCCCACCCTTTCAGGATGCAGGTATCCCCTGGGTCCAGGAATCTGCCTCCGAGACCAGCCCTGAGCCCCAGCTGGAAGAAGAGGAGCTGACAGCATCCTCACACCTGCTCCCCTTGGTCCAGGGATCTGCCTCTGAAGCTAGCCCAGAGCCCCAGTCAGAAGAAGATCTGACAGCATCCTTACCCCTGAAGGATGAAGGTCTCCCCTTGGTCCAGGGATCTGCCTCTGAAGCTAGTCCGGAGCTCCAGTCAGAAGAAGAAGATCTGACAGCATCCTCAACCCCGCAGGATGCAGGTCTCCCTTTGGTCCAGGGATCTGCCTCTGAAGCTAGCCCGGAGCTCCAGTCAGAAGAAAAAGATCTGACAGCATCCTCAACCCCGCAGGATGCAGGTCTCCCCTTGGTCCAGGGATCTGCCTCTGAAGCTAGCCCGGAGTCCCAGTCAGAAGAAGAAGATCTGACAGCATCCTCAACCCCTCAGGATGCAGGTCTCCCCTTGGTCCAGGGATCTGCCTCTGAAGCTAGCCCGGAGTCCCAGTCAGAAGAAGATCTGACAGCATCCTCAACCCCTCAGGATGCAGGTCTCCCCTTGGTCCAGGGATCTGCCTCTGAAGCTAGCCCGGAGTCCCAGTCAGAAGAAGATCTGACAGCATCCTCAACCCCTCAGGATGCAGGTCTCCCCTTGGTCCAGGAATCTGCATCTGAGGTCAGCCCTGAGCCTCAGTCAGAAGAAGATCTAACAGCATCCTTACCCCTGAAAGATGAAAGTCTCCCCTTGGTCCAGGGATCTGCCTCTAAGGCCAGCCCAGAGCCCCAGTCAGAAGATCTGACAGCATCCTCAACCCCTCAGGATGCAGGTCTCCCCTTGGTCCAGGGATCTGCCTCTGAAGCTAGCCCGGAGTCCCAGTCAGAAGAAGATCTGACAGCATCCTCAACCCCTCAGGATGCAGGTCTCCCCTTGGTCCAGGGATCTGCCTCTGAAGCTAGCCCGGAGTCCCAGTCAGAAGAAGATCTGACAGCATCCTCAACCCCTCAGGATGCAGGTCTCCCCTTGGTCCAGGAATCTGCATCTGAGGTCAGCCCTGAGCCTCAGTCAGAAGAAGATCTAACAGCATCCTTACCCCTGAAAGATGAAAGTCTCCCCTTGGTCCAGGGATCTGCCTCTGAGGCCAGCCCAGAGCCCCAGTCAGAAGATCTGACAGCATCCTTACCCCTGAAGGATGAAGGTCTCCCCTTGGTCCAGGGATCTGCCTCTGAGGCCAGCCCAGAGCCCCAGTCAGAAGAGGATCTGacagcctccccacccctgcaggaCACAGATCTCCCCTTGGTCCAGGGATCTGTCTCTGAGGCCAGCCCTGAGCCCCAGTCAGAAGAAGATCTCacagcctccccacccctgcaggaTGCAGGTCTCCCCTTGGTCCAGGGATCTGCTTCCGATGCCAGCCCTGAGTCCCAGTCAGAAGATCTAAGAGCATCCTTACACCTGCAGGATGCTGGTCTCCGCTTGGTCCAGGGATCTGTCTCTGAGGTCAGCCCTGAGCCCCAATCAGAAGAAGAAGATCTCacagcctccccacccctgcaggaTGCAGGTCTCCCCTTGGTCCAAGGATCTGCTTCTGAGGCCAGCCCTGACCACCAGTCAGATCTGAAAGCATCCCCGCCCCTGCAGGATGCAGGACTTCCCTTGGTCCATGGACCTGCCTCTGAGGCCAGCCCTGAGCCCCAGTCAGAAGAAGAGGAACTGACAGCATCCTTACCCCTGCAGGACACAGGTCTCCACTTGGTCCAGGGATCTGCCTCCAAGGCCAGCCCTGAGCTCCAGTCAGAAGAAGAAGTGACAGCATCCTCACCCCTGCAGGACACAGGTCTCCACTTGGTCCAGGGATCTGCCTCCAAGGCCAGCCCTGAACCCCAGTCAGAAGAAGAGGAGCTGacagcctccccacccctgcaggaCACAGGTCTCCCCTTGGTCCATGGATCTGCCTCTGAGGCCAGCCCTGAGCTCCAGTCAGAAGAAGTGACAGCATCCCCACCCCTGCAGGACACAGGTCTCCCCTTGGTCCAGGGATCTGCCTCCGATGCCAGCTCAGAGCCCCAGTCAGAAGAAGAGGAGCTGACAGCATCTTCGCATCTGCAGGACGCAG GTCTCCCCTTGGTCCATGGATCTGCCTCCGAGGCCAGCCCTGAGCTCCAGTCAGAAGAAGTGACAGCATCCCCACCCCTGCAGGACACAGGTCTCCCCTTGGTCCAGGGATCTGCCTCCGATGCCAGCTCAGAGCCCCAGTCAGAAGAGGAGCTGacagcctccccacccctgcaggaCGCAGGACTTCCCTTGGTCCAGGGATCTGCATCTAAGGTCAGCCCTGAGCCCCAGTCAGAAGAAGAAGACCTGACAGCCTCCCCACCCGTGAAGGATGCAGGTCTCCCCTTGGTCCAGGGATCTGCCTCCGATGCCAGCTCAGAGCCCCAGTCAGAAGAAGAGGAGCTGACAGCCTCCCCAACTCTGCAGGACGCAGGTCTCCCCTTGGTCCAGGGATCTGCATCTGAGGCCAGCTCAGAGCCTCACTCAGAAGAAGAGCTGacagcctccccacccctgcaggaTGCAGGTCTCCCCTTGGTCCAGGGATCTGCCTCCGATGCCAGCTCAGAGCCCCAGTCAGAAGAAGAGGAGCTGacagcctccccacccctgcaggaTGCAGGTCTCCCCTTGGTCCAGGGATCTGCCTCCGAGGCCAGCTCAGAGCCCCAGTCAGAAGAAGAGGAGCTGACAGCCTCCCCAACTCTGCAGGACGCAGGTCTCCCCTTGGTCCAGGGATCTGCATCTGAGGCCAGCTCAGAGCCCCACTCAGAAGAGGAGCTGacagcctccccacccctgcaggaCGCAGGTCTCCCCTTCGTCCAGGGATCTGCCTCCGAGGCCAGCTCAGAGCCCCAATCAGAAGAGGAGCTGacagcctccccacccctgcaggaTGCAGGTCTCCCCTTGGTCCAGGGATCTGCCTCCGAGGCCAGCTCAGAGCCCCAGTCAGAAGAAGAGGAGCTAACAGCCTCCCCAACTCTGCAGGACGCAGGTCTCCCCTTGGTCCAGGGATCTGCATCTGAGGCCAGCTCAGAGCCCCACTCAGAAGAGGAGCTGacagcctccccacccctgcaggaCGCAGGTCTCCCCTTCGTCCAGGGATCTGCCTCCGAGGCCAGCTCAGAGCCCCAATCAGAAGAGGAGCTGACAGCATCCCCAACTCTGCAGGATGCAGGTCTCCCCTTGGTCCAGGGATCTGCCTCCAAGGCCAGCCCTGAGCTCCAGTCAGAAGTGACAGCATCCCCACCCCTGCAGGTTGCTGGTCTCCCCTTGGTCCAGGGATCTGCCTCTGATGCCAGCTCAGAGCCCCAGTCAGAAGAAGAGGAGCTGACAGCATCTTCACATCTGCAGGATGCAGGTCTCCCCTTGGTCCAGGGATCTGCCTCCGAGGCCAGCCCTGAATCCCAGTCAGAAGAAGATCTCACAGCCTCCTCACCCCTGAAGGACGCGGGTCTCCCCTTGGTCCAGGGATCAGCCTTCGAGGCCAGCCCGGAGCCCCACTCAGAAGAAGAAGATCTCacagcctccccacccctgcaggaCACAGGTCTCCCCTTGGTCCAGGGATCAGCCTTCAAGGCCAGCCCGGAGCCCCACTCAGAAGAAGAAGATCTCacagcctccccacccctgcaggaCGCAGGTCTCCCCTTCGTCCAGGGATCTGCCTCCGAGGCCAGCTCAGAGCCCCAGTCAGAAGAGGAGCTGACAGCATTGCCAACTCTGCAGGACGCAGGTCTCCCCTTGGTCCAGGGATCTGCGTCCAAGGCCAGCCCTGAGCCCCAGTCAGAAGATCTCacagcctccccacccctgcaggaCGCAGGTCTCCCCTTCGTCCAGGGATCAGCCTCTGAGACCAGCCCGGAGCCCCACTCAGAAGAGGAGCTGacagcctccccacccctgcaggaCACAGGTCTCCCCTTGGTCCAGGGATCAGCCTCTGAGGCCAGCCTGGAGCCCCACTCAGAAGAGGAGCTGACAGCCTCCTCACCCCTGCAGGATGCAGGTCTCCCCTTGGTCCAGGGATCAGCCTCCGAGGCCAGCCCGGAGCCCCACTCAGAAGAAGAGGAGCTGATAGCCTTCCCGCCCCAGCAGGATGCAGGTCTCCCCTCCAGTCAAGTATCTGCCACCAGTGCCAGCCCTCAAGCCCTGATGACTGACACAGGCTGTACCCAAAAGACAGAGCCCACAACCACTGCAGCccataggaaaggaagaaagacccTGGGACTGAGGCCAGCGCCTGAGGAAAGAGACCCAGACCACACTGGAGGATCAGACTCTCTGGCCTTGGATCAGATACATCTGGGTGGCCCAGACCTACCTGCAGATGCTCGGACACCCTTGGAGGGAGATGCAGGCCCCTCCAAGCCTGCCACAGAGATCCCAGACACACCTAAGCCTTTCACAGCCGCCCAAGGTCCCCCAAAGCCTGACTCCAGCGGGGAGGAAGTAGCCGAGGGCATTTTGGCACCTGAGCAGGAAGCCTGTCATGATATCTGTGCACATGGGGGTGATGGAGCTGAGTCCAGCTCACCCCCAAAGGTGGCCCTGGGGGTTGAGCACCAGGGGCATGAGGCCCTAAAGCCAGTGGTTCATGGCCCAGGGGTGTGTCCTACTGCCAGCCTAGAGGTTGGCCAGTTGGGGCCCCCAAGCccagtggaggagggaagggccacTCTTGGGCACAGGCTTCCCATGGCTGTGGGCtcagaggctgggctgggctccTGCTCACAGTCTCCTTCAAGAGCTGTGCCCAGGCTGGGAGGGCACTGTGCCAAAGATCCTGCCCCAACATCTCCACTGCCCTTGAGGCAGCCAAAGCCTGTGCTGGGCCCGGGCAAGGGAGAGCGGGCTCAGGCAGCACTTGGAGTCCTTGGCCCCTCCCCACTGCAGCCTCCAGAAAGCCCCATAGGGGGCCTGCCCAGTGCACCCCAAGACAGGATCCAGGGCCCTGAGCCCCCCGCTCCTGGTATCCTCATGGAGGCAGTCCCAACCCCCCTGGcatcccctgccccctgcccttgCCGGGGCCCCCGGGAAGACTTGGTGGAGGGCGCGGAGCCCCTGGGTTCTCCGAGCCACCCACCACCTCGGCCAAGAGCCCAGCGGGCGGTGGCCGCCTCCTCAGGGATCACAAACCCCCCTGGGGCTGGGCAGGtcagcctcccaccccaccccaccctcctcagCCCCAAGGCAGCCCCCAAGAGGGGTACCCATGCCAAAGACCCGGCCTCGAGGCTCTCGCCCCCTCGCCAAGTGCCTCCTGGCTCTGGGCCCCGGAGCCCAGCCGGCCCTCGAGGGCTCCCAGCCACCGAGCAGCAGGATGACGGTGACAGTTTGGAGGAAG ACTCACCCCGCGCTCTGGGCTCTGGCCAGCACTCGGACAGCCACGGGGAGTCGTCAGCTGAGCTGGAGGAGCAGGACCTCCCAGGACCACAGACTGCACAGTGCCCAGCCCAG GCACCAGCCGGCAGCGGGAGCGAGGAGACGGTTGCCAAAGCCAAGCAGAGTCGCAGTGAGAAGAAGGCCCGAAAG GCGATGTCCAAGCTGGGCTTACGACAGATCCAGGGGGTCACCAGGATCACCATCCAGAAGTCCAAGAACATCCTCTTTGTCATTGCCAAGCCCGATGTCTTTAAGAGCCCAGCCTCAGACACCTACGTGGTCTTCGGCGAGGCCAAG ATCGAGGACCTGTCGCAGCAGGTGCACAGAGCTGCGGCTGAGAAGTTCAAAGTGCCCTCGGAGCCCTCCGCCCTGGTGCCCGAGTCAGCACCTGGGCCGAGGGTGAGACCCGAgtgcgaggaggaggaggaggaggaagacgagGAGGAG GTGGATGAGGCAGGACTGGAGCTGCGGGACATTGAGCTGGTGATGGCGCAGGCCAACGTGTCAAGGGCCAAGGCTGTGCGGGCCCTGAGGGACAACCAGAGTGACATCGTCAACGCCATCATG GAGCTGACAATGTAG